One Hyphomonadaceae bacterium BL14 genomic window, GCTGGCCGCCATGAGCGGACCGGTGCCAGCGCGCGCCGGCGTGGTGCGCGCGCGCATGGCCGATTGCGATCTGGACCGCGCGCTTTACGTGCTTGGCCCCCAAGCTGTCTCAGACCGGCTGCGTCTGGACGAGGCGCGCTCGGGAGACGACGCCTCACCTGCCCTCGCCCAGGCCGCCCAATGGACCCGTCCGCGCTTTCCTGTGACCGGCCATGATCTGATCGCAGCGGGTGCCGCGCCCGGTCCGGAGCTGGGTGCCCGTCTGGAAGCACTGGAAGATGCCTGGATCGCGTCTGGTTTCACCCTGCCGCGCGAGGCCCTGCTCGCCGGGGTGGACCGGTCATGAGCGTCACCGAGCTCTTCAGTCAGCGTTATCAGGCGCGGATCGGATGCGGGGATCTGTTCCACGACGATCTGCACCTGCATGACTACCGCGCCCTCGAGGAAGAGGCGCGCGACTTGCTGCTTCAGCCCGGTGACGCCGCCCAGCGTCATCTCGACGCCGAGCACGCCCTGCGTGCTCAGGTCCAGCGCGCCATTGACAACGCCAATGAGCAGCGCACCGTCAAGGACCTGCCCCGGCGCGCCCTCAGGCGCATGGCGGACGCCTATCTACAGGCGCGCCTGCCCGCCCACGCCGAAGCGGCGGAAGCGGGCGTAAACTGGCTGTTCGACCTCAGCGGTCCCGCCCCGGCCGGCCCTGTTTTCGAGCAGGGCCCCTACGGGGTCGCGGCAAACCTGCTGCTGTTCGATTTTGTCGAAGTGTTCTTCGACCTGTTACCCGCTGAAGAGCAGCTTGATTTCAGCCGGGATCTGAACACCCGCCTGCAGCGCGGCGCGTCACGCTGGTATTTCCAGCTCGGCCGCTGGCGGCGCGATGACTGGCCGCGCGATCGCGACGCCCAGTTCGACCTGATCCTGTTCTCTCTCAAGCGCCAGTCCGAAGCGGCGCTCACCCGGCGCGAGAACCTGGCCGACGCTGTGCCCGGCGTGAGCTTCGATGCACAGACGGCGTCGGATTCGCTGGAAGCCGCAGCGCGCAGCCTTTGGCAGGCTGACCGGCTGCTGTCGTCTGATCTCCTGTCAGACAAGGTGCGCCATTCTGCCGCCGTGCGCGCCGCCCGGCAGGCTTTCGACGCCTGCCTGCGCAGCTTTGGCGGGGTTGTCCGCGGCCCGTTCGTCGCCGCCAAGCCGCCGCGCGACACCCGCACCCGTATGGGCCGCCTGTTCGGGCCGGCGACGGAAAAGGTTTCGTCCGCCGCCCTGAAAGGCGTTGAAGAGCCGTTGGCAGCCGCCTATCGGATCAAGCGCCTGGGCGAGGCGCTGGCGCAAGGTCACGGCATTGACCGGGCCGAGCGGGTGAAGCTTCTGGAGCGGGCCAATCTCGCCGAGTTTGTCATGCGGCTGGTGCTGTTCGGCCTGCCCGCCGACAAGCCGGACGCCGAGGACGCCGAGTCAGACGAGGTGCGCCGCTATTCCAAGCTCACCCGCACCGATGCGCCCACCATCATCGCGGGCAAGCGGCTCAGCCACGGCGAGGGTGCGCTGCATTTGCAGCTCCACGAGAAGGCCACGGCGCGTCTGGCCGTCGATCTGATGGCGCGGCTCAGCCAGTTCGCGGCGGGCGCGGCCACCAGCCATCCCGGCGGCGACGCCCATGACTCCCTGCCCGACGCCGCCTTCGCCCGCCATCCCCGCCAGGCCGATCTGGCCCGCGCGATGTTTTGGCGGCGGGTCGGATTCGGCTTGATCATCACAGCGGCTGCCTGCGCGCTGGTAGCGCTGGGCGTGGCGGTTGGTATGCGGGTGTAGGCGCTAGCCCGCCTTCGAAAAATCCGGGGGACGGCGCTCCAGGAAGGCCGTGACCGCTTCCTTGAACTCCGCCGAGGCCAGCTGGTGAGCGAACACGTCGCCCTCGGCGCGGATCACATCCATCAGCGCCGACTGGCCGGCCAGGATCAGCGCCTTTGACTGGCGCATGGCGTCGGGGGCCTTGGCGGCCAGCGTGCGGGCGCGCGTCATCACCTCACCCTCGAGAGCCTCGGGCGCAAACACGCCATTGACGAGACCATAGCGCTCGGCCCGCGCCGCATCCCAGCTTTCGCCCAGCAAAAGCAGCTCGCCCGCCACGGCGCGCCCGGCGAGACCGGGTAGCAGCACGGACGACCCGAACTCCGGCACCAGCGCCAGATCGACGAAGGGCGTGCGGAAGACCGAACGGCCTGTGGCGTAGGCGAAATCGCAATGGAGCAGAAGGGTCACGCCGATACCGATGGCCAGGCCATCCACCGCCGCGATGACGGGCTTCTCACACCCCATCAGCGCCCGCATGAAATGCTCGACCGGCGGCGTCTCCGCCCCGCCGATATGCGGCGGCGACTCCATGAAGTCCATGAGATCATTGCCCGCGGTGAACACCCCGTCCGTGCCCGCGATCACCACCACGCGCACAGCCGTGTCGGAACTGGCGCTATCAAGCGCCTCAGCCATCGCCGTGTACATGGCGCGGGTGATGGCGTTCTTCTTGGCAGCGCGGTTGAAGCGCACAATGCGCACGCCGTCGGCATCCTCAACGCGGATATCATCAGTCATGGAACAATCCTTCATGGGATTCGCAAGTCAGCCTGCATAGGGGCAGACGAGCACATGCCCGTCAAACACGGCACCAACCAGAAGCCGGCCATCGTGCACAGCGCCGACGCTGGCCGAATTGATCAGGGACCCGTCATTCATGAACACGGTCCGGCGCTCGCCCGTTTCGGGATCCAGGCGCATGACCACTGACGGCGCGAGGGCCTCCGGGTCGGTCGAATGGGCCAGAAAGGCGAAGACATCCACATTGCCGCCGACATAGAGCGCGCCATCGGAGCCGATCTCAATATTGTCCGCGCCCATGGGCAGGCGGTGCGAGGCCAGGCGGCGCAGTGATCCGTCAGACGCATCGCGCTCGAACACCCGCACTTCACGGCCGAGGAATGCCGCAACGTAGAGCCGGTCGCCCGCGCCGCTCACATTGATGCCATTGGTGTAGATAAAGCCGCCGGCGACGATGCGCGCCGCCTCGCCGTCAAAATATGCCACACTGCCCAGCGGCAGCCCCAGAAAGGCTTCCAGAAAGCCCATGGGCGTGTCGCCAAAATACGTATCATTGGTGATGTAGAACTGGCGCGGCCCCACCCCGACCACATCATTGGGCGAGCGGATGTCCGGCGCGCTGACTGTCTCCAGATGTACCAGCGCCCCGCCCTCGCCCACATCATAAATCAGCACGCGGCTGCCACCCGCCGGGTGGCTGATCACGAACAGGCGGGCGATGTCTTCGCCGTCCGGCCCCCTACCGCGCCACAGGCTGATGCCGTGGGGTCGAAAATCGGCGGGCGAATCAATCGATGCCAGCGTCACCCGCGACGGGTCAGCCGGGTTGAACACATAGATGCCGTTGGTCTGGGCCATCGCGCCCGCGCGCCCGCCCTGGGTGGCCGCGCCTGCGCGCCGGTCCTGGGCTGAGACGAAGGCGAGACCGGTCACAGGGTCGACGGTCACGTCCTCGGTCCCGGGTGCCACCGCGACCCGCTCGCATCCCTGCGTCCCGATCTCGCTGACAGGCGTCAGCGCACCGGACGCCGGGATGACGATAAAGGCCATCCTCGCCGCAATCAGCAGCACGATCAGTCCAATCGCCCAGAGCCCGTAGCGCATCTCACCCTCCCCACATGCCCGAACCGGCAGAGCCGGCATTCAGGCCAAGCACCCTAGGAACCGGCTCATACGGCGTCCAGCACAATGCGGGCAGGTCCGGCACCGGATTTGCCATCCCGCAGTTGACAATCATTCGCACTTGCTGCTTGATGCGTTTGCGAATGATTTGCGGGAATGGCGTGCCGACCCCGCCATCGCCACAGACCAGATCAAGGACGCCGCATCCATGTATGTCTGCCTTTGCAACGCCCTGCGCTGCCGCGACATCAAAGCCGCCGCTGAAGGCGGCGCGCGCGATACAGCATCGGCGTTCAAGGCCTGCGGGGCCAAACCCCGCTGCGGACGCTGCCTGGAAGAGGCCGGCCGCATGATTGCGGCAATGGGGCCTGCGCCCGCTCACATGGTTCCGGCAGAATAAGCCCTAGCGGGCATACCGGACCACTGTCTGCTCAATCGCCCCGAAGATCGACTTGCCGGCTTTGTCCTGCATGTCGATGCGCACCGTATCGCCGGGGATCATGAAGCGGGTCTTCGGCGCGCCATCCTGGATGGTCTCGATCATCCGGATTTCGGCGATGCAGGAATACCCCTTCCCGCCATCCTTCACCGGCTTGCCCGGCTCATCGCCCAGCTTGTTCGAGACCGTGCCCGAACCGACAATCGTGCCGGCGGTGAGCGGACGGGTTTTGGCCACATGGGCCACCAGCTGAGCGAAATCGAAATGCATGTCCACCTGGCAGTCCGGCTCGCCGAACAGCTCGCCATTGAGCCAGGAGCGAAGCGGAAGATGCACCCGGCGGCCGTCCCACGCCGCGCCGAGCTCGTCCGGCGTCACGGCTACCGGTGAGAAGGCCGTGGGCGGCTTGGACTGGAAAAAGCCGAATCCCTTGGCCAGCTCGCCCGGGATCAGGCCGCGCAAGCTGACATCATTGAGGATCATGATCAGGCGGATGGCACCGGCCGCCTCCTCCACCGAGCACCCTTGCGGCGCGTCACCCGTCACAACGGCGACTTCAGCCTCGAAATCGAGGCCCCAGCTGTCATCGCCCAGCGGGATGTCCTCACGCGGTGCCAGAAAGGCGTCAGACCCGCCCTGATACATCAGCGGATCGGTCCAGAAGCTCTCGGGCAGCTCGGCGCCGCGCGCCTTGCGCACCAGCTCCACATGATTGACGTAGGCCGAGCCGTCCGCCCACTGAAACGCGCGCGGCAGCGGCGAGAGCGCCTGGCGTTCGTGGAAACGCTCGCGCGGAATGGTTTCACGCTCCAGCTCTTCAGCCAGCGTACGCAGCGCCGGCTCGATGCGCGTCCAGTCATCCAGCGTGGCCTGCAGGGTGGGCGCGATATGGCGCGCATCGGCGCACCAGTTCAGGTCATGAGAGACCACCACCAGGCGGCCATCGCGGCCAGTGGACTTCAGACTGGCGAGTTTCATGGGATTTCCTCCGCGCGGAGCGCGTCCGCATCATCAAAGCTGACAGGGCGGAACACGCTGTCCTCATCCATCCATTCCAGCACGCCATCGGCGATCCCGAAACGGGCACCGTGCAGGCAAAGCCGGCCGTGCTCCACCGCCTCGGCCACGAATGGAAAGCCGATC contains:
- a CDS encoding enoyl-CoA hydratase, producing the protein MTDDIRVEDADGVRIVRFNRAAKKNAITRAMYTAMAEALDSASSDTAVRVVVIAGTDGVFTAGNDLMDFMESPPHIGGAETPPVEHFMRALMGCEKPVIAAVDGLAIGIGVTLLLHCDFAYATGRSVFRTPFVDLALVPEFGSSVLLPGLAGRAVAGELLLLGESWDAARAERYGLVNGVFAPEALEGEVMTRARTLAAKAPDAMRQSKALILAGQSALMDVIRAEGDVFAHQLASAEFKEAVTAFLERRPPDFSKAG
- a CDS encoding fumarylacetoacetate hydrolase family protein encodes the protein MKLASLKSTGRDGRLVVVSHDLNWCADARHIAPTLQATLDDWTRIEPALRTLAEELERETIPRERFHERQALSPLPRAFQWADGSAYVNHVELVRKARGAELPESFWTDPLMYQGGSDAFLAPREDIPLGDDSWGLDFEAEVAVVTGDAPQGCSVEEAAGAIRLIMILNDVSLRGLIPGELAKGFGFFQSKPPTAFSPVAVTPDELGAAWDGRRVHLPLRSWLNGELFGEPDCQVDMHFDFAQLVAHVAKTRPLTAGTIVGSGTVSNKLGDEPGKPVKDGGKGYSCIAEIRMIETIQDGAPKTRFMIPGDTVRIDMQDKAGKSIFGAIEQTVVRYAR